Proteins encoded by one window of Lathyrus oleraceus cultivar Zhongwan6 chromosome 1, CAAS_Psat_ZW6_1.0, whole genome shotgun sequence:
- the LOC127093115 gene encoding uncharacterized protein LOC127093115, which yields MESERVRWLRKNQLNLRVEKYQNLIESIYNKHVVPYNPKLLKKFQAHINIEWYNQSTSIKYLFKYINKGYDRITVAIVSSEDGNSAEEQRIDEIKEAKCHGINFYNMVCSKQQIFKGQRINIQQIYFEVCPRIYDDIKIVNNFKYDTFRDVCFAMGFIGDDKEFIAAITEASKWGSELSLSDEEITNLTLIKIEKLLQKNRRSLSNYLRLPKPIGYMNRGMCSDQSSISWRIKEVVFLYGYGETGKTYMRHTLASYTNLQKHICLTVASFEIALISLPGGRTTHSMFKIPIPMLESSTCGIEQKCDCAKLLNISKLIIWDEALMAHKYCFEALDKTLKDIMYGSKSSNIIFGGKIVVFGGDFRQILPIVPRDSSSDIIHVALNSSYVWDHFKILRLTKNMRLQQPNTKSTDYELEQFSNWILKVGDGKLVEPNDGYVEIYISIEFLITDFDGPIQPIVQHTYPNFKQNYHNEDFLQCRAILARIIDIVDVINQYVSGLISCLISLRASYFYRGETETPNIKGVLP from the exons ATGGAGTCTGAAAGGGTTAGGTGGCTTAGAAAAAACCAATTGAATCTAAGAGTTGAAAAGTATCAGAATTTGATTGAATCAATTT ATAATAAACATGTTGTTCCATACAATCCCAAATTGTTGAAGAAGTTTCAAGCTCACATAAATATAGAGTGGTACAATCAAAGTACATCTATCAAATACTTATTCAAATATATTAACAAAGGCTATGATAGAATTACTGTTGCCATTGTTTCAAGTGAAGATGGAAATTCTGCTGAAGAACAGCGTATTGATGAAATCAA AGAAGCCAAGTGTCACGGAATCAATTTTTACAACATGGTTTGCAGCAAGCAACAAATATTCAAAGGCCAGAGAATTAACATACAACAAATTTATTTCGAAGTTT GTCCGCGCATTTATGACGATATCAAAATTGTTAACAATTTCAAATACGACACATTTCGTGATGTGTGTTTTGCTATGGGGTTTATAGGAGATGATAAAGAATTCATTGCAGCAATTACAGAGGCAAGCAAATGGGGATCAG AACTGAGTTTATCTGATGAAGAAATTACCAATTTAACATTAATTAAAATTGAAAAACTTCTTCAAAAGAATCGCAGAAGCTTATCTAACTATCTCAGATTGCCTAAACCAATTGGATAT ATGAACAGAGGGATGTGTTCAGATCAATCATCAATATCGTGGAGAATCAAAGAGGTGGTTTTTTTATATGGATATGGAGAGACCGGTAAGACATATATGCGACATACTTTAGCTTCGTATACAAATTTGCAAAAGCATATTTGCTTGACAGTTGCTTCGTTTGAAATAGCATTGATATCACTTCCAGGAGGTCGAACAACACATTCAATGTTTAAAATTCCAATACCAATGTTGGAATCATCTACATGTGGCATAGAACAAAAATGTGATTGTGCTAAGCTTCTAAATATTTCCAAGTTAATCATTTGGGACGAAGCTTTAATGGCTCACAAATATTGTTTTGAAGCATTGGATAAAACACTCAAAGATATTATGTATGGATCAAAATCTTCAAACATAATATTTGGAGGAAAGATTGTTGTCTTCGGTGGTGATTTTCGACAAATTCTTCCAATTGTACCAAGGGATAGTAGTTCTGATATAATTCATGTCGCTCTTAATTCCTCATACGTATGGGATCATTTCAAGATTCTAAGGCTTACTAAGAACATGAGACTTCAACAACCCAACACGAAATCAACTGATTATGAATTGGAACAATTTTCAAATTGGATATTAAAAGTTGGAGATGGAAAATTGGTTGAACCTAATGATGGATATGTAGAAATTTACATATCCATTGAATTCTTAATCACTGATTTTGATGGTCCCATCCAACCCATAGTTCAACACACATATCCTAACTTTAAGCAAAACTACCATAATGAAGATTTCTTGCAGTGTCGAGCAATTTTAGCAAGAATTATTGACATAGTCGATGTTATCAACCAATATGTTTCAGGTTTGATATCATGTTTAATATCTTTACGGGCTTCATACTTTTATAG GGGTGAAACTGAAACTCCAAATATTAAGGGAGTTCTTCCTTGA
- the LOC127118199 gene encoding probable phospholipase A2 homolog 1, translating into MTSRATASFAFVSLLLSAVFRFSAADGICSTKCIAEQCDTMGIKYGKYCGVGYSGCAGEKPCDDVDACCMVHDDCVGEFGMTNVKCHNKFKKCLTKVQKSGKVGFSKKCPISTVVPTMIRGMDLAIMLSQFSDNAHEL; encoded by the exons ATGACTTCACGCGCCACCGCCTCATTTGCGTTCGTCTCTCTCCTCCTCTCCGCCGTATTCCGCTTCTCCGCCGCCGAT GGAATTTGTAGCACGAAATGCATCGCAGAGCAATGTGACA CGATGGGAATCAAATACGGAAAGTATTGCGGGGTAGGTTATTCGGGCTGTGCCGGCGAGAAACCGTGTGATGATGTTGATGCCTGTTGCATGGTTCATGATGATTGTGTTGGCGAATTCG GAATGACTAATGTGAAATGCCATAACAAGTTTAAAAAGTGCTTAACCAAAGTACAGAAATCTGGGAAAGTTGGATTTTCGAAAAAGTGTCCGATCAGCACAGTTGTGCCTACCATGATAAGAGGCATGGACTTAGCCATTATGCTGAGCCAATTTAGTGACAATGCTCATGAACTGTAA
- the LOC127118210 gene encoding probable phospholipase A2 homolog 1 has translation MASHTNFSRATPTFALVSLLLCTVFCYSVAEGNCSTTCNVELCGTMGIKYGKYCGIDYWGCAGEKPCDDADACCMGHDECVGKFGMSHVKCHIRLRNCLTRVQKSGKVGFSKDCPITSAVSTMIRGMDMAILLSQLGEAVPGI, from the exons ATGGCTTCTCACACCAATTTCTCACGCGCCACCCCCACATTTGCCCTCGTCTCTCTTCTTCTCTGCACCGTATTCTGCTACTCCGTCGCGGAA GGAAATTGTAGCACAACATGCAATGTAGAGCTGTGTGGCA CGATGGGAATCAAATACGGAAAGTATTGCGGGATAGATTATTGGGGTTGTGCCGGTGAGAAACCGTGTGACGATGCCGATGCCTGTTGCATGGGTCATGACGAATGTGTTGGCAAATTCG GAATGAGTCATGTGAAATGTCATATAAGGTTAAGGAACTGCTTAACTAGGGTACAAAAATCTGGGAAAGTTGGATTTTCGAAAGATTGTCCGATCACTTCCGCTGTGTCTACCATGATAAGAGGCATGGACATGGCCATCTTGCTCAGCCAATTGGGCGAAGCTGTTCCTGGTATATAG